A genomic segment from Leopardus geoffroyi isolate Oge1 chromosome A2, O.geoffroyi_Oge1_pat1.0, whole genome shotgun sequence encodes:
- the ACER1 gene encoding alkaline ceramidase 1 isoform X2, whose product MMFLMYPYAQKRSRCIYVTWILFMVIGLFSMYFHMTLSFLGQLLDEIAILWLLASGYSIWMPRCYFPTFLGENRPRFTCLVLITTVVSTFLSFLRPVVNAYALNSIAVHILYIVFQEYKKTNNKELRHIMEVSVVLWAFALTSWISDRLLCSFWQWINFVYLHSIWHVLISITFPYGMVTMALVDARYEMPGHTLKVRYWPRDTWPVGLPYVEVRDDKRC is encoded by the exons ATGATGTTTCTGATGTACCCCTATGCCCAGAAACGCTCCCGCTGCATTTATGTCACTTGGATCCTCTTTATGGTCATAG GCCTATTCTCCATGTATTTCCACATGACGCTTAGCTTCCTGGGCCAGCTGCTGGATGAGATTGCTATCCTGTGGCTGCTGGCCAGTGGTTACAGCATATGGATGCCTCGCTGTTACTTCCCCACTTTCCTAGGAGAGaacag GCCCCGGTTCACCTGTCTGGTCCTCATCACCACGGTGGTCAGCACCTTCCTGTCCTTCCTGAGACCTGTGGTCAACGCATACGCTCTCAACAGCATCGCTGTGCACATCCTTTACATCGTGTTCCAGGAGTATAAGAA gACCAACAACAAGGAGCTTCGGCACATAATGGAGGTGTCTGTAGTGTTATGGGCTTTCGCGCTGACCAGCTGGATCAGTGACCGCTTGCTTTGCAGTTTCTGGCAGTGGATCAACTTCGTTTACCTGCACAGCATCTG GCATGTGCTTATCAGCATCACCTTTCCTTATGGCATGGTTACCATGGCCTTGGTGGACGCCAGGTATGAGATGCCAGGTCACACGCTCAAAGTCCGCTACTGGCCTCGGGACACGTGGCCCGTGGGGCTCCCCTACGTGGAAGTCCGTGATGACAAGCGCTGCTGA
- the ACER1 gene encoding alkaline ceramidase 1 isoform X1 codes for MPSIFAYQSSEVDWCESNFQHSELVAEFYNTFSNVTFFIFGPLMMFLMYPYAQKRSRCIYVTWILFMVIGLFSMYFHMTLSFLGQLLDEIAILWLLASGYSIWMPRCYFPTFLGENRPRFTCLVLITTVVSTFLSFLRPVVNAYALNSIAVHILYIVFQEYKKTNNKELRHIMEVSVVLWAFALTSWISDRLLCSFWQWINFVYLHSIWHVLISITFPYGMVTMALVDARYEMPGHTLKVRYWPRDTWPVGLPYVEVRDDKRC; via the exons ATGCCCAGCATCTTCGCCTACCAGAGCTCCGAGGTGGACTGGTGCGAGAGTAACTTTCAGCACTCGGAGCTGGTGGCCGAGTTCTACAACACG TTCAGCAATGTCACCTTCTTCATCTTTGGGCCTCTCATGATGTTTCTGATGTACCCCTATGCCCAGAAACGCTCCCGCTGCATTTATGTCACTTGGATCCTCTTTATGGTCATAG GCCTATTCTCCATGTATTTCCACATGACGCTTAGCTTCCTGGGCCAGCTGCTGGATGAGATTGCTATCCTGTGGCTGCTGGCCAGTGGTTACAGCATATGGATGCCTCGCTGTTACTTCCCCACTTTCCTAGGAGAGaacag GCCCCGGTTCACCTGTCTGGTCCTCATCACCACGGTGGTCAGCACCTTCCTGTCCTTCCTGAGACCTGTGGTCAACGCATACGCTCTCAACAGCATCGCTGTGCACATCCTTTACATCGTGTTCCAGGAGTATAAGAA gACCAACAACAAGGAGCTTCGGCACATAATGGAGGTGTCTGTAGTGTTATGGGCTTTCGCGCTGACCAGCTGGATCAGTGACCGCTTGCTTTGCAGTTTCTGGCAGTGGATCAACTTCGTTTACCTGCACAGCATCTG GCATGTGCTTATCAGCATCACCTTTCCTTATGGCATGGTTACCATGGCCTTGGTGGACGCCAGGTATGAGATGCCAGGTCACACGCTCAAAGTCCGCTACTGGCCTCGGGACACGTGGCCCGTGGGGCTCCCCTACGTGGAAGTCCGTGATGACAAGCGCTGCTGA